In Leisingera thetidis, a single genomic region encodes these proteins:
- a CDS encoding response regulator transcription factor, with protein sequence MPVHVVGESRLLRDMFLTICEAHDYETGHCCGSLAELPPLPAQDLVLFYSHDTGTALEEDLGAFRAANDAPQLILITGDHCPAATQAALSQYAEAVIPERKSAGALIAALQVVQDGYRIVLPDTASGAMTVQPLPAPRAPQRNGHGLSEREQLILAKLTEGATNKSIANELGICEATVKVHLRTCFRKIGAKNRTQAALWASEQLPPQAQRH encoded by the coding sequence ATGCCTGTTCACGTTGTGGGGGAAAGCAGGCTTCTCAGGGACATGTTTCTGACCATCTGTGAAGCACATGATTACGAGACCGGGCACTGCTGCGGCAGCCTGGCGGAATTGCCGCCTTTGCCCGCGCAGGACCTGGTCCTGTTCTACAGCCATGACACCGGAACCGCGCTGGAGGAGGACCTCGGCGCGTTCCGGGCCGCCAATGACGCGCCGCAGCTGATCCTGATCACCGGCGATCACTGCCCGGCCGCCACCCAGGCCGCCCTCAGCCAGTATGCCGAGGCGGTGATCCCGGAGCGCAAATCGGCGGGGGCGCTGATTGCCGCGCTGCAGGTGGTGCAGGACGGCTACCGCATTGTGCTGCCGGACACCGCATCCGGCGCGATGACGGTGCAGCCGCTGCCCGCACCGCGCGCGCCGCAGCGCAACGGGCACGGGCTGTCGGAGCGCGAGCAGCTGATCCTGGCCAAGCTGACCGAAGGCGCCACCAACAAGAGCATCGCCAATGAGCTGGGCATCTGCGAAGCCACGGTGAAGGTGCATCTGCGCACCTGCTTCCGCAAGATCGGCGCCAAGAACCGCACCCAGGCCGCGCTTTGGGCCTCCGAGCAGCTGCCGCCGCAGGCGCAGCGCCACTGA